In a genomic window of Helianthus annuus cultivar XRQ/B chromosome 10, HanXRQr2.0-SUNRISE, whole genome shotgun sequence:
- the LOC110882104 gene encoding uncharacterized protein LOC110882104: MSQGLHSRLEQLIGLLDNVQISAGAARWKWTADPTGNFSVKSVKKLLKDDLSQVNGFVFEWSKWIPAKVNIHVWRMELNKIPSADALKKRNVVIVDSTCPLCSSEEESVDHLFLACFVASNVWNGVSSWCNIPNIFAFSLHDLLSIHSNIGMSERKKEAVKGIIIIACWSIWRARNNLKFSSSSARIEDNISEIKVLSFLWYSNRTKHRDLDWKDWCSFVNM; encoded by the exons ATGAG CCAGGGTCTTCATTCTAGGCTGGAGCAGTTGATTGGGCTGCTGGATAATGTTCAAATCTCGGCTGGTGCGGCTCGGTGGAAGTGGACTGCTGATCCGACAGGGAACTTCTCGGTTAAATCGGTAAAAAAGTTGCTAAAAGATGATCTCAGTCAGGTTAATGGATTTGTTTTCGAATGGAGCAAGTGGATTCCGGCCAAAGTTAATATTCATGTGTGGAGGATGGAGTTAAATAAAATCCCAAGTGCAGATGCATTGAAGAAAAGAAATGTGGTTATTGTCGATTCGACGTGCCCTCTTTGTAGCTCGGAAGAAGAATCAGTCGACCACCTGTTTTTAGCTTGCTTCGTTGCTTCGAACGTATGGAATGGAGTTAGCTCTTGGTGTAATATCCCTAATATTTTTGCGTTTTCCCTTCATGATCTCCTTTCGATTCATAGTAACATCGGGATGTCGGAAAGGAAAAAGGAGGCGGTTAAAGGTATTATCATAATCGCTTGTTGGAGCATTTGGCGTGCAAGGAATAACCTCAAATTCTCAAGCTCGTCGGCTAGAATTGAAGATAATATTAGTGAAATAAAGGTTTTAAGTTTTCTTTGGTATTCGAATAGAACGAAACACAGGGATTTAGATTGGAAGGATTGGTGCTcatttgtaaatatgtaa